A genomic region of Leptospira terpstrae serovar Hualin str. LT 11-33 = ATCC 700639 contains the following coding sequences:
- a CDS encoding AAA family ATPase — protein sequence MDFVKIRGKDLQDCIMQMKMKYGPEAHLYDQRVITEGGLFGTGLMAQRMYEIDVGVPEKQNSKERIERKLKDLKELIKQKQRTDSIPEPGLVGIGSNQSGSLTNGGSLSLRKKNIDAVRPFSERRRRQNPPVYEIEGHEERPVGLSLSEAKDSILEITPTSKPQTPDRHPHIQKLVDRLFNEGLSSGFLEEMAVALERRLSAVDLTRYANVTDKAVTFLEERIQIDSDLFSGTPRGKRKIIFFVGPTGSGKTTSIAKLAAKYSLHMGKKVSLYTTDNYRIAAIDQLKFYADAMGLPFYAAKDLRKMKETVLRDGSELILVDTAGYSHRKSENLEKLQEFYQVFGEKDYIETILVLSSTVSKDNALAVANAYESVGYKRILLTKLDEAEFLGSVVELADTIHREFAFLSVGQDVPFDILNASKKLLAECVIFPEKLKGIAGEVFEKTV from the coding sequence ATGGATTTTGTAAAAATCCGAGGTAAAGACTTACAAGACTGCATCATGCAGATGAAAATGAAATACGGTCCAGAGGCACATCTCTATGACCAACGAGTGATCACAGAAGGTGGGCTCTTTGGCACTGGGCTTATGGCCCAACGTATGTATGAAATCGATGTGGGTGTCCCTGAAAAACAAAATTCCAAAGAGAGAATTGAACGTAAGTTAAAGGATCTCAAAGAACTCATCAAACAAAAGCAGAGAACCGATTCCATTCCTGAACCTGGCCTTGTGGGAATTGGATCCAATCAATCTGGTTCTTTAACAAATGGAGGGAGCCTTTCTCTTCGCAAAAAGAATATTGATGCTGTTCGTCCTTTTTCAGAGCGTCGTCGTAGACAGAACCCCCCAGTTTATGAAATCGAAGGCCATGAAGAAAGACCTGTTGGGCTTTCCTTATCCGAAGCCAAAGATTCTATCTTAGAAATAACACCCACTTCAAAACCACAAACACCCGATCGCCACCCCCATATCCAAAAACTCGTGGATCGTCTGTTCAACGAAGGTTTGTCTTCTGGATTTTTGGAAGAGATGGCAGTCGCTTTAGAACGAAGATTGTCCGCAGTGGATCTCACTCGTTATGCGAATGTGACTGATAAAGCGGTCACTTTTTTAGAAGAAAGAATCCAAATTGATTCCGATCTTTTTAGCGGCACTCCCCGAGGAAAACGTAAAATCATATTTTTTGTTGGTCCGACTGGGTCTGGCAAAACGACTTCCATTGCAAAACTTGCTGCAAAGTACAGTTTGCATATGGGTAAAAAAGTTTCCCTTTATACAACGGACAACTACCGCATAGCTGCGATAGACCAACTAAAGTTTTATGCAGATGCTATGGGATTGCCTTTCTATGCTGCCAAGGATTTGCGCAAAATGAAAGAGACTGTCTTACGAGATGGATCGGAACTCATCTTAGTCGATACGGCTGGGTATTCTCACAGAAAGTCAGAAAACCTGGAAAAACTTCAGGAATTCTACCAAGTATTTGGGGAAAAGGATTATATCGAAACGATCTTAGTGCTTTCCTCCACTGTATCGAAAGACAACGCACTTGCTGTGGCAAATGCCTATGAATCGGTAGGATACAAAAGAATTTTATTAACTAAGCTAGACGAAGCAGAATTTTTAGGTTCTGTAGTGGAATTAGCCGATACTATTCACAGGGAATTCGCATTTTTAAGTGTAGGACAGGATGTTCCTTTTGATATCCTGAATGCCTCGAAAAAACTTCTTGCCGAATGTGTAATTTTTCCGGAAAAATTGAAAGGGATAGCGGGGGAGGTCTTCGAAAAGACCGTGTAA
- the mnmD gene encoding tRNA (5-methylaminomethyl-2-thiouridine)(34)-methyltransferase MnmD: MTIEPIQKFPDNAIEFKDGVPVSLLFDDVYFSKQGGWEESQFVFLEGNEIQRKWEENENSPFRIGELGFGSGLNAFVTLDTWKLSANPTSVEFVSLEGYPLAINILQSLNESYPNKNLWFEKLTLSYESAIQSWKKNPTDNLWTYQWDHPNNQNPFTLHVFFGDIKNCLPNFPEIHAWYLDGFSPGKNPDMWSFESLTLMREKSVPKTSFATFSSAGFVRRNLTELGFVVEKKKGFGRKREMISGFLK; this comes from the coding sequence ATGACAATAGAACCGATTCAGAAATTTCCAGACAATGCAATTGAATTCAAAGATGGGGTGCCGGTTTCTTTGTTATTCGATGACGTGTATTTTTCCAAACAAGGTGGATGGGAAGAATCACAATTTGTATTTCTAGAAGGAAATGAAATCCAAAGAAAGTGGGAGGAAAATGAAAATTCCCCTTTTCGGATTGGTGAATTAGGGTTTGGATCCGGGCTCAATGCGTTCGTAACATTAGATACTTGGAAATTATCTGCAAACCCAACTTCCGTTGAGTTTGTTAGCCTTGAAGGATATCCATTGGCAATCAACATATTACAATCATTAAACGAAAGTTATCCGAACAAAAACCTTTGGTTTGAAAAATTAACTCTTTCCTATGAATCTGCAATCCAATCATGGAAAAAAAATCCTACGGATAACTTATGGACTTACCAATGGGATCATCCTAACAATCAAAATCCATTTACATTGCATGTTTTTTTTGGAGATATAAAAAACTGCCTTCCTAATTTTCCTGAAATCCATGCCTGGTATTTAGATGGATTTTCACCTGGTAAAAATCCTGATATGTGGTCTTTTGAATCTTTAACCTTGATGCGAGAAAAATCTGTTCCCAAAACTAGTTTTGCAACTTTTTCTTCTGCAGGTTTCGTAAGAAGAAATCTCACAGAGCTCGGGTTTGTTGTAGAAAAGAAAAAAGGATTCGGTCGTAAACGTGAGATGATTTCCGGATTTTTAAAATAA
- the mnmC gene encoding FAD-dependent 5-carboxymethylaminomethyl-2-thiouridine(34) oxidoreductase MnmC, translating into MTHKEKIAVVVGAGIAGASICLALKQRNIKTILIDSDTGPAKHASGNPIGVVYPFLTKHKTSESEFSLDAFRYFLSIWERFHLKNLVPHVDGIYFLMDTKESYDRYSNAIISNQIQNHIAKESIEPFSGSPALFFPEGKSISPVDLTKQILFLSNPETKYSCKLLSWKEEENRSKVLCQTSIGEIECDYLFLTQGYQFADDPHLEWLPLRKVRGQILKIPEQKPANPFGILYGDYITSAIEGYQVLGATFDEFKLEEEPRLEESESMWKELFNRLPNLSNHWEPENPRLFATRVSYRTQSQDRHPIVGKLPNISKLDLTVKYQNLLRNANKKMNIPYYKSVGILNGLGSRGLTHSLYSGEILVSSMLEETIPISETIFKSLIPDRFLIRMWKRDQLI; encoded by the coding sequence ATGACTCATAAGGAAAAAATTGCCGTTGTTGTTGGAGCAGGAATTGCTGGAGCAAGTATTTGCCTTGCATTAAAACAAAGAAACATCAAAACAATTTTAATAGATTCAGACACGGGACCTGCAAAACATGCAAGTGGGAATCCTATAGGTGTGGTCTATCCATTCCTCACCAAACACAAAACATCCGAATCAGAATTTTCATTAGATGCTTTTCGCTATTTTTTATCCATTTGGGAAAGATTTCATTTAAAAAATCTTGTCCCACATGTAGACGGAATTTATTTTCTAATGGATACAAAAGAATCTTACGATCGTTATTCGAATGCTATTATTTCCAATCAAATTCAAAACCACATTGCTAAAGAAAGTATAGAACCATTTTCTGGTTCCCCTGCCCTTTTTTTTCCCGAAGGAAAATCAATTTCCCCTGTAGATCTTACTAAACAAATCCTTTTTTTATCTAATCCAGAAACAAAATATTCCTGTAAATTATTAAGTTGGAAGGAAGAAGAGAATCGATCCAAAGTTCTCTGCCAAACATCTATTGGTGAAATTGAATGTGATTATTTATTTTTAACCCAAGGATACCAATTTGCAGACGATCCCCATTTGGAATGGCTTCCATTACGAAAAGTAAGAGGGCAAATTCTAAAAATTCCAGAGCAAAAACCCGCAAATCCCTTTGGAATTTTATATGGCGACTATATCACATCAGCTATTGAAGGTTATCAGGTTTTAGGTGCCACATTTGATGAATTCAAATTAGAAGAAGAACCAAGGCTAGAAGAATCTGAATCCATGTGGAAAGAATTATTCAATCGATTACCAAATCTTTCGAATCATTGGGAACCAGAAAACCCTCGTTTGTTTGCAACTAGAGTGAGTTATAGAACACAATCACAAGACCGTCATCCCATTGTTGGGAAGTTGCCGAATATCTCAAAACTTGATTTAACTGTAAAATACCAAAATTTACTTCGAAATGCGAACAAAAAAATGAATATTCCTTATTATAAATCTGTGGGTATTCTCAATGGACTTGGATCACGAGGACTCACCCATTCTTTGTATTCTGGAGAGATACTAGTATCTTCCATGTTAGAAGAAACTATCCCAATATCGGAAACAATTTTTAAATCTTTAATACCCGATCGTTTTTTAATTCGTATGTGGAAACGAGACCAGCTAATATAG
- the lpxK gene encoding tetraacyldisaccharide 4'-kinase — translation MKIFLYLLYPFSLVYRLLFWWSRRGISPFRIPNVLVISVGNLTVGGTGKTPFVQYLVRYFQKTYSSYAITILSRGYKAKKTKDGAILPSGLEPKLYGDEPSQHKEMFPDVQVIIGRNRKKSFLQYNQINSQKHIVILDDGFQHKALHRDFDFVLLDANSPFGNGFTIPLGFLREPIGHGKRANAVVFTKLTSKNRQYLDHYKKALTQSGVTIPIFHTSFQTEIKQILLNQNLLQKTWKPEPDSELKYLLVTGVGNPNSVYETAKSVLFSESIRTKFYPDHFDYGTSSLSSLLKEIQTDEILVTTEKDWIKMRGDIGFIGELTKKNVRVLILFIQVSVEEEKEMQSILAGLVSTYELKNDRVLKI, via the coding sequence ATGAAGATATTTTTATACTTACTTTATCCTTTCAGTTTGGTCTACCGTTTGCTCTTTTGGTGGTCCAGACGAGGGATCTCTCCATTTCGCATACCAAATGTTTTAGTCATTAGTGTTGGTAATCTTACTGTAGGCGGAACAGGCAAAACTCCTTTTGTGCAGTATTTAGTCCGCTACTTTCAGAAAACATACTCTAGTTATGCGATCACAATTTTATCCAGAGGTTATAAGGCTAAAAAAACGAAAGATGGGGCAATCCTTCCCAGTGGTCTTGAACCTAAGTTGTATGGAGACGAACCAAGCCAACATAAAGAAATGTTTCCTGATGTGCAGGTAATTATAGGCAGAAATAGAAAAAAATCTTTTCTGCAATACAATCAAATTAATTCTCAAAAACATATTGTAATCCTTGATGATGGATTCCAACACAAAGCTTTACATCGAGATTTCGATTTTGTACTGCTGGATGCTAATTCTCCTTTTGGAAATGGATTTACAATTCCATTAGGTTTTTTGCGAGAACCGATAGGCCATGGTAAGAGGGCCAATGCAGTCGTCTTTACCAAGTTAACTTCTAAAAATAGACAATATTTGGATCATTATAAAAAAGCCTTAACTCAAAGTGGTGTTACAATCCCCATTTTTCATACTAGTTTTCAAACTGAGATAAAACAAATTTTGCTGAATCAAAATTTATTACAAAAAACTTGGAAACCGGAACCTGATTCTGAATTGAAATATTTGTTGGTGACTGGAGTTGGTAATCCAAACAGTGTTTATGAAACAGCAAAATCAGTTTTGTTCTCGGAATCTATCCGAACTAAATTTTACCCCGATCATTTCGATTATGGGACTAGTTCTTTGTCATCTTTGTTAAAGGAAATTCAAACCGATGAAATCCTGGTCACAACAGAAAAGGATTGGATTAAGATGCGTGGTGATATTGGTTTTATAGGGGAACTAACAAAAAAAAATGTTCGAGTCCTTATATTGTTTATCCAAGTTTCCGTCGAAGAAGAAAAAGAAATGCAGTCTATATTAGCTGGTCTCGTTTCCACATACGAATTAAAAAACGATCGGGTATTAAAGATTTAA
- the hisE gene encoding phosphoribosyl-ATP diphosphatase: protein MDFLLKLEELLRKRKEELPEKSYTAELFRDGVDRILKKIGEEAGEVIIAAKNTNEKELIHEIADLVFHLEVLMVEKGISLSTIAKELEKRHS from the coding sequence ATGGATTTTTTACTGAAATTGGAAGAACTGCTCCGCAAACGTAAGGAAGAATTACCTGAAAAGTCATATACAGCGGAACTCTTCCGTGATGGAGTTGACCGCATTTTGAAAAAAATTGGTGAGGAAGCAGGTGAGGTTATCATTGCCGCAAAAAATACCAATGAAAAAGAACTCATTCATGAAATTGCCGATTTGGTATTTCATTTAGAAGTACTAATGGTGGAAAAAGGAATTAGCCTTTCAACCATTGCAAAAGAATTGGAAAAACGACACAGCTAA
- a CDS encoding thioredoxin fold domain-containing protein, giving the protein MVRKLLPVFFFLFTSALFSESPWGSSIQKGFETAKQDKKYIIVDVFADWCTYCLVLEKEIFPDPEVSRILDSFVRVRLDGEEFPNLRKKYNIEGYPTILFLDGDGNYVTKISGLATKEDILGVSKRILQEPNLESYLKTELRRNLSSPDIHFRLGLLYFQSKDYEKAEFQFTETIQKSKSFPILKENAHFNLNLVKSIYGSKESAVKSWKEYLELYPTSSRKTTAKLYYGLTLKDAGESKLAKTILTEIKPQLTTETDKSMCNEALSEIERGF; this is encoded by the coding sequence ATGGTTCGTAAGTTACTACCTGTTTTTTTCTTTCTATTCACTAGTGCTCTGTTTTCTGAATCCCCTTGGGGAAGTTCCATCCAAAAGGGATTCGAAACGGCAAAACAAGACAAAAAGTATATCATAGTCGATGTATTTGCAGATTGGTGCACTTATTGTTTGGTTTTAGAAAAAGAGATTTTTCCGGATCCTGAAGTCAGCAGAATATTAGATAGCTTCGTAAGAGTTAGGTTAGATGGGGAAGAATTTCCCAATCTAAGAAAAAAATACAATATAGAAGGATACCCTACGATTCTTTTTTTAGACGGAGACGGAAACTATGTAACAAAGATTTCTGGACTTGCTACAAAAGAAGATATATTGGGTGTTTCCAAACGAATCCTCCAAGAACCAAACTTAGAATCCTATCTCAAAACAGAACTTAGGCGGAATCTAAGTAGCCCAGACATACATTTTCGTTTGGGATTATTATACTTCCAGAGTAAAGATTATGAAAAAGCGGAGTTTCAATTCACAGAAACCATTCAAAAATCCAAATCCTTCCCTATTTTGAAAGAAAATGCACATTTTAATTTAAACTTAGTCAAATCGATTTATGGATCCAAAGAATCTGCAGTAAAATCTTGGAAAGAATATTTGGAATTGTATCCAACATCTAGTCGCAAAACTACCGCTAAATTGTATTATGGACTGACATTAAAGGATGCGGGGGAATCAAAACTTGCAAAAACAATTCTTACCGAAATTAAGCCGCAATTAACCACTGAAACCGATAAATCAATGTGTAATGAAGCGTTGTCTGAAATAGAAAGAGGATTTTAG
- a CDS encoding UDP-glucose dehydrogenase family protein, with protein MKVCVVGTGYVGLVAGTCFAEYGNEVICIDKDEKKISDLKQGIIPIYEPGLSELVERNHKEGRLHFSTSLKEGVESSEFVFIAVGTPTSDNGSADLRFVFAVAEEVGKAMNGYKIIVDKSTVPVGTADQVKAIIAKNTKHPFDVVSNPEFLKEGAAIDDFMRPERVVIGAESEKAAKKMSELYSPFVLNGNPIITMSIRSAELTKYACNAFLATKISFVNEIANLCDALGANYDDVRKGMGTDSRIGRQFLYAGIGYGGSCFPKDVRALLRTAEEVKAPMHIIQSVEDVNEKQKTRLTDKIFEHFNSTDMKGKTFGIWGLAFKPGTDDMREAPSIPLIYELHKNGAKIQVFDPAAAETSKYYFDGKVEYKKDAYSALQGADAMLLLTEWREFREPDFNKIKSLLKSPLIFDGRNQYKPTLMQELGFTYYSIGNR; from the coding sequence ATGAAAGTTTGTGTGGTCGGAACCGGATATGTAGGCCTCGTTGCAGGAACCTGTTTTGCTGAATATGGCAATGAAGTTATTTGTATTGATAAAGACGAAAAGAAAATCAGTGACTTAAAACAAGGGATCATTCCCATCTATGAACCTGGGCTCTCCGAACTTGTGGAACGAAACCACAAAGAAGGAAGACTCCATTTTTCTACTTCTTTAAAGGAAGGGGTTGAGTCTTCTGAGTTTGTTTTCATCGCAGTAGGTACTCCGACCTCCGATAACGGATCTGCTGATTTACGATTTGTTTTTGCTGTAGCAGAAGAAGTCGGTAAAGCAATGAACGGTTATAAAATCATCGTTGATAAATCAACAGTTCCAGTGGGAACTGCAGACCAAGTCAAAGCAATTATTGCAAAAAACACAAAACACCCGTTTGATGTTGTTTCGAATCCTGAATTTCTAAAAGAAGGTGCGGCAATCGATGACTTTATGCGACCAGAGCGCGTTGTCATTGGTGCTGAATCAGAAAAAGCCGCTAAAAAAATGAGCGAACTCTATTCTCCTTTTGTTCTCAATGGAAATCCTATCATTACAATGAGCATTCGGTCTGCTGAACTTACTAAGTATGCCTGTAATGCATTCCTTGCCACAAAGATTTCCTTTGTGAATGAAATCGCAAATCTTTGTGATGCACTTGGTGCTAACTATGATGATGTTAGAAAAGGGATGGGAACAGATTCTAGAATCGGACGTCAGTTTTTGTATGCTGGGATTGGATATGGCGGATCATGTTTTCCAAAAGATGTAAGAGCACTTCTTCGTACTGCAGAAGAAGTCAAAGCTCCCATGCATATCATTCAATCCGTTGAAGATGTAAACGAAAAACAAAAAACTCGTTTAACAGATAAAATATTTGAACATTTCAATTCAACTGATATGAAAGGAAAAACTTTCGGAATTTGGGGGTTAGCATTTAAACCAGGAACAGATGATATGCGAGAAGCTCCATCCATTCCTCTGATTTATGAGCTACATAAAAATGGCGCCAAAATCCAAGTGTTTGATCCGGCTGCTGCGGAAACTTCGAAGTATTATTTTGATGGAAAAGTAGAATATAAAAAAGATGCATATTCGGCACTTCAAGGCGCCGATGCTATGTTACTCTTAACAGAATGGCGAGAATTCAGGGAACCTGACTTTAATAAAATTAAATCGCTATTAAAATCTCCCCTTATCTTTGATGGAAGAAACCAATACAAACCAACTCTAATGCAAGAGTTAGGTTTTACCTATTATTCAATCGGTAACAGATAA
- a CDS encoding ABC transporter ATP-binding protein, translated as MTSVVLENLSKDYHGFSKPWKRILAGLSFGYFGIDSKFTALRSLNLTVGSGEILGIIGRNGAGKSTLLKLITGVISKDKGNLIVNGSVRALLELSVGFNPELSGEENVYYNGLVWGYKPSEIKELTNSIFEFAELTEFRNSPLKNYSSGMAMRLGFSLATAKRPDILIVDEALAVGDASFQQKCLKRIKEYSNLGSCILVVSHDLGLISYFCTRAILLNQGNLLFDGNPKQAIEEYMHVLAGNLEPSFSSLTSESIKDIHISLRNEKGVETRHHFLGDKVTVRIEFQTKKSITDGTIGFHIDSEKGIRIFGTNSYHLGKQNLSIKESERSVVEFQFPIQFSDGKYSLGISIHKGESHIEGSYFWGESVLDFEVERGKVEKFVGVCHLPTEFAFQTLSKSE; from the coding sequence ATGACTTCTGTTGTTTTAGAAAATCTTTCTAAGGACTACCATGGATTTTCAAAACCCTGGAAACGAATCCTTGCAGGACTTAGTTTTGGATATTTTGGAATTGATTCTAAGTTTACCGCCTTGCGCTCGTTAAATCTAACTGTAGGATCAGGGGAAATCTTAGGTATCATTGGCAGAAATGGCGCCGGAAAATCGACACTACTTAAATTGATTACTGGGGTTATCAGTAAAGATAAGGGAAACCTGATTGTGAATGGATCGGTTCGTGCCCTTCTTGAACTCAGTGTAGGTTTCAATCCAGAACTTTCTGGAGAAGAAAATGTTTATTACAATGGACTTGTTTGGGGTTATAAACCTTCTGAGATCAAAGAACTCACAAATTCTATTTTTGAATTTGCAGAGCTAACAGAGTTTCGAAATTCCCCTTTAAAGAATTATAGTTCTGGAATGGCAATGCGACTAGGCTTTAGTCTTGCTACTGCAAAACGTCCAGATATCTTAATTGTTGATGAAGCCTTGGCTGTCGGGGATGCGAGTTTCCAACAAAAATGTCTGAAAAGAATCAAAGAATATTCAAACCTTGGATCTTGTATTTTAGTTGTGAGTCATGATTTAGGACTTATCTCCTATTTCTGCACAAGAGCTATCTTACTCAATCAAGGGAACTTGTTATTTGATGGAAATCCAAAACAAGCCATCGAAGAATATATGCATGTGTTAGCTGGTAACCTAGAACCTTCATTTTCTTCGCTGACTTCGGAATCCATAAAGGACATTCATATTTCCTTAAGAAACGAAAAAGGGGTAGAAACTCGTCATCATTTTCTCGGTGACAAAGTTACAGTCCGGATCGAATTCCAAACAAAAAAATCAATAACGGACGGAACCATTGGATTCCATATTGATAGCGAAAAAGGAATTCGAATTTTTGGAACAAATTCCTACCATTTAGGTAAACAAAATTTATCAATAAAAGAATCGGAACGTTCTGTCGTAGAATTCCAATTTCCCATTCAATTTAGCGATGGGAAATACAGCCTAGGCATTTCCATCCATAAGGGCGAATCCCATATCGAAGGGAGCTATTTTTGGGGCGAATCTGTTTTGGATTTTGAGGTGGAACGAGGAAAAGTTGAAAAATTTGTCGGAGTTTGCCATTTACCCACGGAATTTGCCTTCCAAACCCTTTCCAAATCAGAATAG
- a CDS encoding ABC transporter permease, translating into MEKVSILWALVRRDYALQYAGSFLGISWMFLQNLVLISLYALVFLVLNLKNPSTQEDFTAYLLTGLLYWIPIQELLVRGTGILTDNRSLLKRSSLGIDLFLWIPYVQFLIHSLVTSIPVFFYLAYSGKLNLSGVFIGYLILIFSGLYLMLLLHYLSRLNILLKDISPLIRLVSQLIFWGIPVLYYPTGYLKEWNRLNPFTIPLDIFRTSVIPGYTPQFDWIQILPFLFFFFLVYLLAKRKFQSVILDHL; encoded by the coding sequence ATGGAGAAAGTATCCATACTTTGGGCTCTCGTTCGGCGTGACTATGCTCTGCAATATGCAGGATCCTTTTTAGGCATCTCCTGGATGTTCCTGCAAAATTTAGTACTCATCAGTTTGTACGCACTGGTTTTCCTGGTGCTCAATTTAAAAAACCCATCCACTCAGGAAGACTTCACAGCCTATCTTTTAACTGGTCTTTTGTATTGGATTCCCATCCAAGAACTCCTCGTTCGTGGTACAGGAATTCTCACAGACAACCGTAGTTTGCTCAAACGATCCAGTCTGGGGATCGATTTGTTTTTATGGATTCCTTATGTTCAATTTCTCATCCATAGCCTAGTCACATCCATCCCTGTATTTTTTTATTTGGCTTATTCTGGAAAATTAAACCTATCTGGGGTTTTCATCGGATATTTGATCTTAATTTTTTCTGGTCTTTATTTGATGTTACTTCTGCATTATCTTTCGAGATTGAATATTCTATTAAAAGACATTTCACCTTTGATCCGTTTGGTGAGCCAACTTATATTTTGGGGGATCCCGGTATTGTATTATCCAACGGGTTATCTAAAAGAGTGGAACCGATTGAATCCGTTTACCATTCCTTTAGATATCTTTCGTACGTCTGTGATACCAGGATACACTCCTCAGTTTGATTGGATTCAAATTTTGCCTTTTCTCTTTTTTTTCTTCCTTGTCTATTTACTTGCCAAACGTAAATTTCAATCGGTGATCTTGGATCATCTTTAA
- a CDS encoding LIC12298 family protein, translating into MIVRSIQQPAYNRHKDQGLAGQGPKKGFSQNQTGKTFEEYLMEAFQGEVVQNGEWVSPGLSDLGQKNLKRM; encoded by the coding sequence ATGATCGTTCGATCCATCCAACAACCCGCTTACAACCGCCACAAAGACCAAGGCCTCGCAGGGCAAGGTCCGAAAAAGGGATTTTCCCAGAACCAAACTGGGAAGACCTTTGAAGAATATCTAATGGAAGCCTTCCAAGGGGAAGTGGTTCAGAACGGAGAATGGGTATCCCCCGGTCTTTCTGATCTTGGCCAAAAGAACCTGAAAAGGATGTAG
- a CDS encoding LIC_11959 family protein — protein sequence MNFKVFVSILLFCSIFVTISLFSEEDGRYTGPLPRSEKRILDGKSEFQKSGIFPLEWKLFYKGKQGDFVVFYDLNGDEIHYRYRRNKFDLDAEFFVKDLFPGNPYRVKGEWIGYYFYSIDERGKRSSLPTPKKLPAEPKEFVDKQSVPIFKLKEYIEVRTDDLLY from the coding sequence ATGAATTTTAAGGTTTTTGTTTCCATCCTCCTCTTTTGCTCTATTTTTGTTACCATATCCCTTTTTTCAGAAGAGGACGGAAGATACACAGGCCCCCTTCCTCGTTCCGAAAAACGAATCTTAGACGGGAAATCAGAATTTCAAAAATCAGGAATCTTTCCTTTAGAATGGAAGTTGTTTTATAAAGGGAAACAGGGGGATTTTGTTGTTTTTTATGACTTAAATGGAGATGAAATCCATTACCGGTATAGAAGGAATAAATTTGATTTGGATGCTGAATTTTTTGTAAAAGATTTGTTTCCTGGAAATCCTTACCGTGTGAAAGGTGAGTGGATAGGATATTATTTTTATTCTATAGATGAAAGAGGAAAACGATCTTCTCTACCCACTCCCAAAAAACTTCCAGCAGAGCCCAAAGAATTTGTAGATAAACAATCGGTTCCTATTTTTAAATTAAAAGAATACATAGAAGTTCGAACAGATGATCTCCTCTACTAA
- a CDS encoding HEAT repeat domain-containing protein, translating into MFGKEKELTPEQISKKKDVLSKIIRYGTSQERKQALGELTRFPKESAGELYILIGEQLKSEKDMGMKIVLLKTIGDLDLKENKETIITLFEDSNEDVAKQAVTSAKKMKLAEATNPLLEKVKKEDFTKNSNSLSLYITALADLPEGKVAAPFLETKFREKFNNADMRGQIALYFGTVLYSEAESALMEVAFDEIQPTTLRCYSMNTLGKLKSENAKPKLYELLDSLKKTAGKLDAKKAQSLKIYAIGALVTMGDKEVFQELNEFARDDDSMVRLRAIEFMGSLKDPKALELLEYKRDRDPSPKVQKAAKKAIDQINGKDSPVEEEKSTEEKPEEEPK; encoded by the coding sequence GTGTTTGGAAAAGAGAAAGAACTCACTCCCGAACAAATTTCCAAAAAAAAAGATGTTCTTTCCAAAATCATTCGTTATGGCACAAGCCAAGAGAGAAAACAAGCGTTAGGTGAGCTAACTCGTTTTCCCAAAGAGAGTGCGGGTGAACTCTATATACTCATTGGGGAACAATTAAAATCAGAAAAAGATATGGGGATGAAAATTGTCCTCTTAAAAACCATAGGTGATTTGGATCTAAAGGAAAACAAAGAAACCATCATCACACTTTTTGAAGATTCGAATGAAGATGTCGCCAAACAAGCAGTTACTTCTGCCAAAAAAATGAAATTAGCGGAAGCGACAAATCCCTTATTGGAAAAAGTAAAAAAGGAAGATTTCACAAAAAATTCCAATTCCCTCAGTTTGTACATCACGGCCTTAGCCGACTTACCGGAAGGAAAAGTGGCAGCACCTTTTTTAGAAACCAAATTTCGGGAAAAGTTCAATAATGCAGATATGCGTGGACAAATTGCCTTATACTTTGGAACCGTTTTGTATTCTGAGGCAGAATCGGCCCTTATGGAAGTTGCCTTTGATGAAATCCAACCCACAACTTTAAGATGTTATTCGATGAATACACTTGGTAAGTTGAAGTCTGAAAACGCCAAACCAAAGTTATATGAACTTTTGGACTCCCTAAAAAAAACTGCCGGCAAGTTGGATGCCAAAAAAGCCCAGTCATTGAAGATTTATGCGATTGGTGCCCTTGTGACTATGGGTGACAAAGAAGTATTCCAGGAATTGAATGAATTTGCCCGTGACGATGATAGTATGGTGCGACTTCGTGCGATTGAATTTATGGGCAGTTTAAAAGATCCCAAAGCATTAGAACTTTTAGAATACAAACGTGACCGTGACCCAAGTCCCAAAGTACAGAAAGCTGCCAAAAAAGCCATCGACCAAATCAATGGAAAAGACAGTCCTGTGGAAGAGGAAAAGTCTACTGAGGAAAAACCAGAAGAAGAACCCAAATGA